In uncultured Cohaesibacter sp., a genomic segment contains:
- the polA gene encoding DNA polymerase I produces the protein MSEKPHLFLIDGSSYIFRAYHALPPLTRKSDGLPVGAVSGFCNMLWKLISDGDKGIVGVNPTHVAVIFDAKGDTFRNTIYDQYKAQRPPAPEDLVPQFGLIRDAVRAFNIACIELEGYEADDIIATYSEMALAAGADVTIIGSDKDLMQLVRPGVIMVDTMKNKRIGEEEVAEKFGVTPDKVVEVQALAGDSVDNVPGVPGIGIKTAAQLINEYGDLESLLEQADGIKQKKRRENLIEFAEQARISKQLVYLKRDVPLPLGLDALVCCDLEGPKLVSFLKALEFTTLTRRVAEATETEAAEVDATSLEVAGWEAESPQAASDGDETEAGDKTPSPLDLAARMAADIGALPIDNQSYQTVRTMGELQVWLDEAKRIGHVAVDTETDSLDAMQANLVGVSLATEPGKACYIPLNHISGEGDMFGGGLVEGQIPLTEAVKALKGMLEDPSILKIGQNLKYDTLLLSRYDIEIAPFDDTLLLSYVLDAGKHGHGMDELSELWLGHKPIAFKEVAGSGKSQITFDKVEIEKATPYAAEDADVTLRLWMILKPRLAADGMTTVYERLERPLLPILRRMEARGVSVDRQILSQLSGTFAQGMARLEEEIHALAGQPFNIGSPKQLGDILFGEMGLPGGKKTKTGAWSTSASVLEDLAAEGHELPSKVVEWRQLSKLKSTYTDALPNFINPETRRVHTSYSLAATTTGRLASSDPNLQNIPVRTEEGRKIRTAFIAEKGNKLVSADYSQIELRVLAHMADIPQLKKAFEEGLDIHAMTASEMFHVPLADMDPATRRRAKAINFGIIYGISAFGLANQLGISRGEAKDYIDTYFERFPGIRDYMEATKKAAREQGYVETIFGRKIHYPEINSKNPNMRNFQERAAINAPIQGSAADILRRAMVRMEDALSEASLSARMLLQVHDELIFEVPEAEVDDTISIVRTIMENAPMPALQLSVPLKVDANAADNWDEAH, from the coding sequence ATGTCCGAAAAACCGCATCTCTTTTTGATTGACGGGTCTTCCTACATTTTTCGAGCCTATCACGCCCTGCCGCCGCTGACGCGCAAGAGCGACGGACTGCCGGTTGGTGCCGTTTCCGGCTTCTGCAACATGCTCTGGAAACTGATCTCGGATGGCGACAAGGGCATTGTCGGCGTCAACCCGACCCATGTGGCGGTGATTTTCGATGCCAAGGGCGATACCTTTCGCAACACGATCTATGATCAATATAAGGCCCAGCGCCCGCCCGCGCCTGAAGATCTGGTGCCCCAGTTCGGCCTTATCCGCGATGCCGTGCGGGCCTTCAACATCGCCTGCATCGAGCTGGAAGGCTATGAGGCGGATGATATCATTGCCACCTATTCCGAAATGGCGCTGGCCGCAGGCGCCGATGTGACCATCATTGGTTCGGACAAGGATTTGATGCAGCTGGTGCGCCCCGGCGTGATCATGGTCGACACCATGAAGAACAAGCGCATCGGCGAAGAGGAAGTCGCCGAGAAATTCGGCGTCACGCCCGACAAGGTGGTCGAGGTGCAGGCGCTCGCTGGCGATTCCGTTGACAATGTGCCCGGCGTACCCGGCATCGGCATCAAGACCGCCGCCCAGCTGATCAATGAATATGGCGATCTGGAAAGCCTTTTGGAACAGGCCGATGGCATCAAGCAGAAGAAGCGCCGTGAAAATCTCATCGAATTTGCCGAGCAGGCCCGCATTTCCAAACAGCTGGTCTATCTCAAGCGCGATGTGCCGCTGCCGCTTGGCCTTGATGCGCTGGTCTGCTGCGATCTGGAAGGGCCGAAGCTGGTTTCCTTCCTCAAGGCGCTGGAATTCACCACGCTGACCCGCCGCGTTGCCGAAGCGACAGAGACCGAAGCCGCCGAGGTGGATGCGACCAGCCTTGAGGTCGCTGGCTGGGAGGCCGAAAGCCCGCAAGCCGCCAGCGATGGCGATGAGACCGAAGCGGGCGACAAGACACCCAGCCCGCTCGATCTGGCCGCAAGAATGGCTGCCGACATCGGCGCCTTGCCGATTGACAATCAGAGTTATCAGACCGTGCGCACCATGGGGGAGCTGCAAGTCTGGCTTGATGAGGCCAAACGCATCGGTCATGTGGCTGTGGATACGGAAACCGACAGCCTTGATGCCATGCAGGCCAATCTGGTCGGCGTGTCGCTGGCAACCGAGCCGGGCAAGGCCTGCTATATTCCGCTCAACCATATTTCCGGCGAGGGCGACATGTTTGGCGGTGGGCTGGTGGAAGGCCAGATCCCGCTCACCGAGGCGGTCAAGGCCCTCAAAGGCATGCTGGAAGATCCTTCCATCCTCAAGATCGGCCAGAATCTCAAATATGACACCCTGCTGCTCAGCCGCTATGACATAGAGATCGCGCCCTTTGATGACACCTTGCTGCTCTCCTATGTTCTGGATGCCGGTAAGCATGGCCATGGCATGGACGAGCTTTCCGAGCTTTGGCTTGGCCACAAGCCGATTGCCTTCAAGGAAGTGGCAGGCAGCGGCAAGAGCCAGATCACCTTCGACAAGGTCGAGATCGAGAAGGCGACGCCCTATGCCGCCGAGGATGCCGATGTGACCTTGCGCCTCTGGATGATCCTCAAGCCGCGTCTTGCCGCCGATGGCATGACCACGGTCTATGAGAGACTGGAGCGCCCGCTGCTGCCGATCCTGCGCCGCATGGAAGCGCGCGGCGTCTCGGTCGATCGCCAGATCCTGTCCCAGCTTTCAGGCACCTTCGCCCAGGGCATGGCGCGGCTGGAAGAAGAAATCCACGCCCTGGCAGGCCAGCCCTTCAATATCGGCAGCCCCAAGCAGCTGGGCGATATCCTGTTTGGCGAAATGGGCCTGCCCGGCGGCAAGAAGACCAAGACCGGAGCATGGTCGACCTCGGCCAGCGTGCTGGAAGATCTCGCAGCCGAAGGCCATGAGCTGCCCAGCAAGGTGGTGGAATGGCGCCAGCTTTCTAAATTGAAGAGCACCTATACTGACGCACTGCCCAATTTCATCAATCCCGAGACAAGGCGCGTCCATACCTCCTATTCGCTGGCAGCAACAACCACCGGACGGCTGGCCTCGTCTGATCCCAACCTTCAGAATATTCCTGTGCGCACCGAAGAGGGCCGCAAGATCCGCACCGCCTTCATCGCCGAGAAGGGCAACAAGCTGGTCTCGGCCGACTATAGCCAGATCGAGCTGCGCGTGCTGGCCCATATGGCCGATATCCCGCAGCTGAAAAAGGCCTTCGAGGAAGGGCTCGACATTCACGCCATGACGGCCTCGGAAATGTTCCATGTGCCACTGGCCGATATGGACCCCGCCACCCGCCGCCGCGCCAAGGCCATCAATTTTGGCATCATCTATGGCATTTCCGCCTTCGGGCTGGCCAACCAGCTCGGCATTTCCCGCGGTGAGGCCAAGGATTATATCGACACCTATTTCGAGCGCTTCCCCGGCATCCGCGACTATATGGAAGCCACCAAGAAGGCCGCTCGCGAGCAGGGCTATGTCGAAACCATTTTCGGCCGCAAGATCCATTATCCGGAGATCAATTCGAAAAATCCCAATATGCGCAATTTTCAGGAACGCGCCGCCATCAACGCTCCCATTCAGGGCTCGGCCGCCGACATCCTGCGCCGCGCCATGGTCCGCATGGAAGATGCTCTGAGCGAAGCGTCCCTCTCGGCTCGCATGCTGCTGCAAGTCCATGACGAACTGATCTTCGAGGTGCCCGAAGCCGAGGTCGATGACACCATCAGCATTGTCCGCACCATCATGGAAAACGCCCCCATGCCCGCCCTGCAACTAAGCGTACCCCTAAAAGTAGACGCCAACGCCGCCGACAACTGGGATGAGGCGCATTGA
- a CDS encoding acyltransferase family protein: MVNRDQNKAQHVDWVDLTKGLTILLVVVMHSIGGVEKYLDAEGWMHPVLAFATPFRMPVFFAVAGLFAARAITKDWSVFLDKKFVHFGYFYFLWMTIEFIFKTPFFIQQFGAHETALYYVTSFVQPFGPLWFIYLLPFYFLTLRLTRPLPMPVQFALAIASKFLLTTTGIIVIDDLAKYYVFFLAGHFGRDIWFSLANSAREQKLASILGLIVWAAANGLVVWLGYGEIVPVAIVMGVLGFMAVVDFMGVITQFAPGRALAAIFRYMGRRSLPIYLGFFLPMGITRILVMKFGNGDPGLSAFIVSMAAVIGAIAMYEVAMRLKIGSFLYVRPGWARLKRERKTLAFAAE; the protein is encoded by the coding sequence TTGGTTAATCGAGATCAAAACAAGGCGCAACATGTTGATTGGGTCGATCTGACCAAGGGTTTGACGATTCTGCTGGTTGTCGTCATGCATTCCATCGGTGGCGTTGAGAAATATCTCGATGCAGAAGGGTGGATGCATCCAGTTCTGGCCTTTGCGACACCTTTTCGCATGCCGGTCTTTTTCGCTGTGGCTGGGCTGTTCGCTGCCCGCGCCATCACAAAGGATTGGAGCGTCTTTCTGGATAAGAAATTCGTCCATTTCGGCTATTTCTATTTCCTCTGGATGACCATTGAATTCATCTTCAAGACGCCTTTCTTCATCCAGCAGTTCGGCGCCCATGAAACAGCGCTCTATTATGTCACATCCTTCGTGCAGCCCTTTGGCCCGCTCTGGTTTATCTATCTGCTGCCTTTCTATTTCCTGACCCTGCGGCTGACCCGCCCCCTGCCGATGCCGGTGCAATTCGCCCTTGCCATTGCCAGCAAATTCCTGCTGACAACGACAGGCATCATCGTCATTGATGACCTGGCCAAATATTATGTCTTCTTCCTTGCCGGGCATTTCGGACGCGATATCTGGTTTTCGCTGGCAAATTCGGCACGCGAGCAGAAGCTTGCCTCCATTCTGGGGCTCATTGTCTGGGCCGCAGCAAATGGCTTGGTCGTCTGGCTGGGCTATGGCGAGATCGTGCCGGTGGCGATCGTCATGGGCGTTCTGGGCTTCATGGCGGTGGTCGATTTCATGGGCGTCATCACCCAATTCGCCCCCGGTCGCGCGCTGGCTGCCATCTTCCGCTATATGGGCCGTCGTTCGCTGCCCATCTATCTGGGTTTCTTCCTGCCAATGGGAATCACGCGCATTCTGGTGATGAAATTCGGCAATGGCGATCCCGGACTCTCCGCCTTCATCGTATCGATGGCCGCCGTGATTGGCGCAATCGCAATGTATGAAGTCGCCATGCGCCTCAAAATCGGCAGCTTCCTTTATGTCCGCCCGGGCTGGGCGCGGCTGAAACGTGAGCGCAAAACGCTGGCTTTTGCCGCCGAATAG
- the chvE gene encoding multiple monosaccharide ABC transporter substrate-binding protein: protein MAMALGLSFSSSLTQAASKGMVGIAMPSKVLARWVNDGDNMVKQFQAAGYETDIQYAGDDVATQLRQIETMVLKGVNVLVIASIDGSALSSALQLAADSDIKVIAYDRLIRDSANVDYYATFDNYQVGVYQANSLLKGLDIENAKGPLNIEVFGGSPDDNNAYFFYNGAMSVLQPLIDEGKLVVPSGQFGMDKVGTLFWDGATAQARMDNLLSAFYTDKKVDGVLSPNDSLAIGVISSLKGVGYGSGDMPMPIITGQDAEIANIKAMQKGEQYSTIFKDTRDLAAVTVKMVDAILKGEQPEINDTETYDNGIKVVPSYLLKPIAVTKDNWKEILLDSGYYTADQLK, encoded by the coding sequence ATGGCTATGGCGCTCGGACTTTCTTTTTCATCTTCACTGACGCAGGCTGCAAGCAAGGGTATGGTCGGTATCGCCATGCCGTCCAAGGTTCTTGCCCGCTGGGTGAATGACGGCGACAACATGGTCAAGCAGTTTCAGGCTGCCGGATATGAAACCGACATTCAATATGCCGGTGACGACGTGGCAACACAGCTGCGTCAGATTGAAACCATGGTGCTCAAGGGCGTCAATGTTCTGGTCATCGCATCGATCGATGGCAGCGCGCTTTCCTCCGCTCTTCAACTGGCAGCTGATTCCGATATCAAGGTCATCGCCTATGATCGCCTGATCCGTGATTCCGCCAATGTCGACTATTATGCCACCTTCGATAACTATCAGGTCGGTGTCTATCAGGCCAATTCCCTGCTCAAGGGGCTTGATATCGAAAATGCCAAAGGCCCGCTCAATATCGAGGTTTTCGGCGGATCGCCAGACGATAACAACGCCTATTTCTTCTATAATGGCGCAATGTCCGTTTTGCAGCCACTGATCGACGAAGGCAAGCTGGTCGTTCCGTCAGGCCAGTTCGGCATGGACAAGGTCGGCACGCTCTTCTGGGATGGCGCAACCGCTCAGGCCCGCATGGACAACCTGCTGTCCGCCTTCTACACCGACAAGAAAGTTGATGGCGTCCTGTCTCCGAACGACAGTCTGGCCATCGGCGTCATTTCCTCGCTGAAGGGCGTCGGCTATGGTTCCGGCGACATGCCAATGCCGATCATCACCGGTCAGGATGCTGAAATTGCCAACATCAAGGCCATGCAAAAAGGTGAGCAATATTCAACGATCTTCAAGGATACCCGCGATCTGGCGGCTGTAACCGTGAAGATGGTTGATGCAATCCTCAAGGGTGAGCAGCCAGAAATCAACGACACCGAGACCTATGACAATGGTATCAAGGTGGTTCCTTCCTATCTGCTCAAACCGATTGCCGTCACCAAGGACAACTGGAAAGAAATCCTGCTTGATAGCGGATATTATACCGCAGATCAGCTCAAATAA
- a CDS encoding SprT family zinc-dependent metalloprotease produces MRKLLSTGRRSRLPETVSLYHEGRAIDVRLRINARAKRLILRLDSKTGEPVATCPPGLGESKIRHFLQKNVNWLVSRQQARAPNIPFEHGAVIPVRGLSHKLEHNDVARGTVRLLELEEGRILLVSGNESHMARRVTDWLRKQARKDLEEAVSRHAAALDVKPSAIRIKDTTSRWGSCSANRTLSFSWRVIMAPSFVLNYLAAHEVAHLREMNHSDRFWRHVEAICPNYRDGQAWLRDNGRRLHSYGVDDD; encoded by the coding sequence TTGAGAAAGCTGCTTTCCACCGGACGCCGAAGCCGATTGCCCGAGACGGTCTCGCTCTATCACGAAGGGCGCGCGATCGACGTGCGCCTGAGGATCAATGCCAGAGCCAAGCGGCTGATCCTGCGCCTTGACAGCAAGACGGGAGAGCCGGTGGCCACATGCCCGCCGGGGCTGGGCGAAAGCAAGATCAGGCATTTCCTGCAAAAGAATGTCAATTGGCTTGTCTCAAGGCAACAGGCCCGCGCGCCCAATATTCCCTTCGAGCATGGAGCGGTCATTCCCGTGCGCGGCCTGTCCCACAAGCTTGAGCATAATGATGTGGCGCGCGGAACCGTGCGCCTGCTTGAGCTCGAAGAGGGGCGCATTCTGCTGGTCTCGGGCAATGAATCCCATATGGCCCGCCGGGTCACCGACTGGCTGAGGAAGCAGGCCCGCAAGGATCTCGAAGAGGCGGTGTCCCGTCATGCGGCGGCCCTTGATGTCAAGCCATCTGCGATCCGCATCAAGGATACCACCAGCCGCTGGGGGTCATGCAGCGCCAACCGGACCCTGTCCTTCTCCTGGCGGGTCATCATGGCCCCGTCCTTCGTGCTGAATTATCTGGCGGCCCATGAAGTGGCCCATCTGCGCGAGATGAACCATTCCGATCGCTTCTGGCGCCATGTCGAGGCCATCTGCCCCAATTATCGGGATGGGCAGGCATGGCTGCGCGACAATGGGCGGCGGTTGCATTCCTACGGCGTTGATGACGACTGA
- a CDS encoding ABC transporter ATP-binding protein, protein MSENFHIYARRYVLAFVLMAVVAGTTALSAWIMKDIVNGIFVSKDFNQVWLISAAVIVIFVAKGLSTYWQTTILAHIGNAIVADQQRKMYRHFLRQGADFYHDFPSSELITRISHNATAARSVMDVLITSIGRDALSLIGLVCVMVFQDPLLSLIALVVAPPAVIFISMLVRRVKRIAKEQFISLTQTTQTMQESALGFRIIRTFGLEAVMTGKMDDAIHGVEKRANKIATLTARTNPMTETLGGFAIALVILYSGWRTILGGQSPGEFISFLTALLLAADPARRLSRLKVNMESGLVGVRLMFEILDRPTRLIERPDAGILQVEKGEIAFEKVSFTYGEDEPVLKDLSLVIPGGKTTALVGPSGGGKSTIMSLVQRFNDVNSGGITIDGKDIRDCTIASLNSHIALVTQDTVLFSGTIRENIRFGRMDASDAEVEAAARDAFAHDFIMRQPEGYDTLIGENGTTLSGGQKQRVAIARAMLKNAPIVLLDEATSALDSESEAKVQAAFERLSENRTSLVIAHRLSTIRNADKICVIQQGQLVEEGSHDALLAKGGVYANLVKLQYNK, encoded by the coding sequence ATGTCTGAAAATTTCCATATCTATGCAAGGCGCTATGTCCTCGCCTTTGTTCTGATGGCCGTTGTCGCAGGCACCACCGCGCTCAGTGCGTGGATCATGAAAGACATTGTCAACGGCATCTTCGTGTCCAAGGATTTCAATCAGGTCTGGCTCATCTCCGCCGCTGTCATCGTGATTTTCGTTGCCAAGGGATTGTCGACCTACTGGCAGACGACCATTCTGGCCCATATCGGCAACGCGATCGTCGCTGATCAGCAGCGCAAGATGTATCGCCATTTTCTCAGGCAGGGTGCCGATTTCTACCATGACTTTCCGTCCAGCGAACTGATCACCCGCATTTCCCATAATGCCACCGCTGCCCGTTCGGTGATGGATGTGCTGATCACCAGTATCGGGCGCGACGCCCTTTCGCTGATCGGGCTGGTCTGCGTCATGGTGTTTCAGGATCCTCTGCTTTCCCTTATCGCGCTGGTGGTGGCGCCACCGGCGGTGATCTTCATTTCGATGCTGGTGCGGCGGGTGAAAAGAATTGCCAAGGAGCAGTTCATCTCATTGACCCAGACCACCCAGACCATGCAGGAAAGCGCCCTTGGTTTCCGTATCATCCGCACTTTCGGCCTCGAGGCGGTGATGACGGGCAAGATGGACGATGCGATCCACGGGGTCGAGAAGCGCGCCAACAAGATTGCCACGCTCACTGCCCGCACCAACCCGATGACCGAAACGCTGGGCGGCTTCGCCATTGCGCTGGTGATCCTCTATAGCGGCTGGCGCACCATTCTTGGCGGCCAGAGTCCGGGAGAATTCATTTCCTTTCTGACCGCCCTTCTGCTGGCGGCCGATCCGGCCCGACGTCTCAGTCGCCTCAAGGTCAATATGGAAAGCGGCCTTGTCGGCGTGCGGCTGATGTTTGAAATTCTCGATCGCCCGACCCGCCTCATCGAGCGCCCGGATGCGGGCATCTTGCAGGTCGAGAAGGGTGAAATCGCCTTTGAAAAGGTCTCCTTCACCTATGGTGAGGATGAGCCGGTGCTCAAGGATCTCTCGCTCGTCATTCCCGGCGGCAAGACAACGGCGCTGGTCGGCCCATCGGGTGGAGGCAAATCCACCATCATGAGCCTTGTGCAGCGCTTCAATGACGTCAATTCAGGGGGCATCACCATCGATGGAAAAGATATTCGCGACTGCACCATCGCGTCCCTGAACAGCCATATCGCGCTGGTCACCCAGGACACGGTGCTCTTTTCCGGCACCATCCGCGAGAATATCCGTTTTGGCCGAATGGATGCCAGCGATGCGGAAGTGGAAGCCGCTGCAAGGGATGCCTTTGCCCATGATTTCATCATGCGCCAGCCAGAGGGCTACGATACCCTGATCGGCGAGAATGGCACGACATTGTCCGGCGGGCAGAAGCAGCGCGTCGCGATTGCCCGCGCCATGCTCAAGAATGCCCCCATCGTGCTGCTGGACGAGGCGACATCGGCGCTGGACAGTGAATCGGAAGCGAAAGTGCAGGCCGCCTTTGAGCGCCTCAGCGAAAATCGCACCTCATTGGTCATTGCCCATCGCCTGTCGACCATTCGCAATGCAGACAAGATCTGTGTCATTCAGCAGGGGCAACTGGTAGAAGAGGGAAGCCACGACGCCTTGCTCGCCAAGGGTGGCGTCTATGCCAATCTCGTCAAACTGCAATATAACAAGTAA
- a CDS encoding putative glycolipid-binding domain-containing protein, which yields MQVAVRWSDWDGKGLEHCQCLANEAGLLLAGVVCGTRGSLYGASYYVKADASGHTREVRVAYVGGKSLHVEADGEGNWFDLLGKAPIPALKGCLDVDIGVTPATNMLPVRRLKLNKGEAREIRAAYVPLPTQISGAFLPILADQRYTCLIPDRRYRYEGLFRNFSAELEFDADGLVLDYPDTFRRVSAD from the coding sequence ATGCAGGTAGCGGTGCGCTGGAGTGACTGGGATGGCAAGGGGCTGGAGCATTGTCAGTGTCTGGCCAATGAGGCCGGGCTGCTGTTGGCCGGGGTGGTTTGCGGCACGCGCGGCTCGCTCTATGGCGCCAGCTATTATGTCAAGGCCGATGCCTCCGGTCACACTCGCGAGGTGCGCGTCGCCTATGTCGGCGGCAAGAGCCTGCATGTCGAGGCGGATGGTGAGGGCAACTGGTTCGATCTGCTTGGCAAGGCCCCGATCCCGGCGCTTAAGGGCTGTCTTGATGTCGATATCGGCGTCACGCCAGCCACCAACATGCTGCCCGTGCGGCGTCTCAAACTGAACAAGGGCGAGGCCCGCGAGATCCGCGCCGCCTATGTGCCACTACCGACCCAGATTTCCGGTGCCTTCCTGCCCATTCTCGCCGACCAGCGTTATACCTGTCTGATCCCTGATCGCCGCTATCGCTATGAGGGCCTGTTTCGCAATTTCTCCGCCGAGCTGGAATTTGACGCGGATGGCCTCGTGCTCGACTATCCCGATACCTTCCGCCGGGTAAGCGCCGACTGA
- a CDS encoding transglycosylase domain-containing protein, whose protein sequence is MTSQRSSSHPGSLDNIRLSDEDRSHPDSRPKRAPKRSQRPAGKLGRKAKDKNADAGGNAGGGAGGGSGGGRRPPRGRRKSSGGRGGGSSILGALFRFGRTMAYWLVIAGIWGSIVAGGIILYYGARLPQSTDWKIPDRPPNVQIISSDGGLIANRGKTGGQKVSISTMPPYLVDAVVAIEDHRFFHHFGFDPIGFTRAMVTNLIRGRVSQGGSTLTQQLAKNLFLEHKRTIERKVQELILAIWLETKYSKEEILEMYLNRVYLGSGAIGVDAAARTYFNKPASMLTLSEAATIAGLLKAPSRLAPNKNPKDARERAKLVLAAMEREGFITPEERKLALTQSIDTVARHQSSSLNYIGDWVMEQLPDLIGDINQDVIVETTIDLRMQTLAEKAIVDALDKEGKKYGVEQGALVSGTPQGAVRALVGGKSYRESQFNRAVNAKRQPGSAFKPFVYLTSLELGNKPDSMRVDGPVSYNGWTPQNYSKKYMGQISLRKALALSINTIAAQLTFEVGADQVVNTAHKMGIHSKLANNLSIALGTSEVTPLELVGAYMPFANGGARATPYVIERVITKEGQVLYMNPNIPGPRVIEPETLSLINQMMQETLITGTGKKAMLAGRPAGGKTGTSQNFRDAWFVGYTANLVTGIWFGNDNGSPTKHASGGNLPAETWKTYMVGAHNGMTIAGLPGVSMEQMAETRRIAGGEKNPWINPDLLPEGQSTMPLPKERKGLFERLFGN, encoded by the coding sequence ATGACGTCGCAACGCAGTTCTTCCCATCCGGGTTCTCTTGACAATATCCGACTGAGCGATGAAGACCGAAGCCATCCGGATTCGCGGCCAAAGCGCGCTCCCAAGCGCAGCCAGCGCCCCGCAGGCAAGCTTGGGCGCAAGGCGAAGGACAAGAATGCCGATGCGGGCGGAAACGCTGGCGGCGGGGCCGGTGGCGGCTCCGGAGGGGGACGACGCCCGCCCAGAGGAAGGCGCAAATCTTCCGGTGGACGGGGTGGCGGCTCATCGATTTTGGGCGCATTGTTCCGCTTTGGCCGGACCATGGCCTATTGGCTGGTGATCGCTGGCATCTGGGGATCGATCGTTGCTGGCGGCATCATTCTCTATTACGGGGCCAGACTGCCGCAATCCACCGACTGGAAGATCCCGGATCGACCGCCCAACGTGCAGATCATTTCATCGGATGGCGGCCTGATTGCCAATCGTGGCAAGACAGGCGGGCAGAAGGTCAGCATTTCGACCATGCCGCCCTATCTTGTCGATGCCGTGGTGGCGATTGAGGATCATCGCTTCTTCCATCATTTCGGCTTTGACCCGATCGGCTTTACCCGCGCGATGGTCACCAACCTCATTCGCGGACGGGTATCGCAGGGCGGCTCCACCCTGACGCAGCAGTTGGCCAAGAACCTGTTTCTGGAACATAAGCGCACCATCGAACGCAAGGTGCAGGAACTGATTCTGGCGATTTGGCTGGAAACCAAATATTCCAAGGAAGAGATACTGGAGATGTATCTCAACCGGGTTTATCTCGGCTCGGGCGCCATTGGCGTCGATGCCGCCGCACGGACTTATTTCAACAAGCCCGCCTCGATGCTGACGCTGTCGGAAGCCGCGACGATCGCCGGGCTGCTCAAGGCCCCTTCTCGACTGGCCCCGAACAAGAATCCCAAGGATGCGCGGGAACGCGCCAAGCTGGTTCTGGCCGCCATGGAGCGAGAAGGCTTCATCACGCCTGAAGAACGCAAGCTCGCCCTGACCCAGAGCATTGATACGGTTGCGCGCCATCAATCAAGTTCGCTCAACTATATTGGCGACTGGGTCATGGAGCAGTTGCCCGATCTGATCGGTGATATCAATCAGGATGTGATTGTCGAGACAACCATCGATCTGCGCATGCAGACGCTGGCGGAAAAGGCCATCGTGGATGCGCTGGACAAAGAGGGCAAGAAATATGGCGTCGAACAGGGGGCGCTGGTCAGTGGCACACCGCAAGGTGCGGTGCGGGCGCTGGTTGGCGGCAAATCCTATCGCGAAAGCCAGTTCAACCGGGCGGTCAATGCCAAGCGGCAGCCGGGCAGCGCCTTCAAGCCCTTTGTCTATCTGACATCGCTCGAGCTGGGCAACAAGCCTGACAGCATGCGGGTGGACGGGCCGGTTTCCTATAATGGCTGGACGCCGCAGAACTATTCGAAAAAATATATGGGGCAGATTTCCCTGCGCAAGGCGCTGGCCCTGTCGATCAATACCATTGCGGCGCAGCTGACCTTCGAGGTCGGAGCCGATCAGGTGGTCAATACCGCGCACAAGATGGGCATTCACTCCAAGCTGGCGAACAATCTCTCCATTGCCCTTGGCACAAGCGAGGTCACGCCGCTGGAGCTGGTCGGGGCCTATATGCCCTTTGCCAATGGTGGCGCAAGGGCTACGCCCTATGTGATCGAGCGCGTCATCACCAAGGAAGGCCAGGTGCTCTATATGAATCCCAACATTCCCGGGCCGCGCGTGATAGAGCCGGAAACCCTGTCGCTCATCAACCAGATGATGCAGGAAACCCTGATCACCGGCACAGGCAAAAAGGCGATGCTGGCCGGACGGCCTGCTGGGGGCAAGACCGGCACCAGCCAGAATTTCCGCGATGCCTGGTTTGTCGGCTATACCGCCAATCTGGTCACCGGCATCTGGTTTGGCAATGACAATGGCTCACCGACCAAGCATGCCTCGGGAGGCAACCTGCCGGCTGAGACATGGAAGACCTATATGGTCGGAGCGCATAATGGCATGACAATCGCCGGCTTGCCCGGTGTCAGCATGGAGCAGATGGCTGAAACCCGCCGCATAGCGGGAGGCGAGAAGAATCCATGGATCAATCCGGACCTGTTGCCGGAAGGGCAGAGCACCATGCCGCTGCCCAAGGAGCGCAAGGGCCTGTTTGAACGCCTGTTTGGTAACTGA